Proteins encoded in a region of the Streptomyces sp. NBC_00310 genome:
- the ndgR gene encoding IclR family transcriptional regulator NdgR, which yields MDNSSGVGVLDKAALVLSALESGPATLAGLVGATGLARPTAHRLAVALEHHRMVARDMQGRFILGPRLAELAAAAGEDRLLATAGPVLTHLRDVTGESAQLYRRQGDMRICVAAAERLSGLRDTVPVGSTLTMKAGSSAQILMAWEEPERLHRGLQGARFTATALSGVRRRGWAQSIGEREPGVASVSAPVRGPSNRVVAAVSVSGPIERLTRHPGRMHAQAVIDAAGRLSEALRRTG from the coding sequence ATGGACAACAGTAGCGGCGTCGGCGTTCTGGACAAGGCGGCCCTGGTCCTGAGCGCTCTGGAGTCCGGTCCGGCCACCCTCGCGGGTCTGGTCGGCGCCACCGGACTCGCACGACCCACGGCCCACCGCCTGGCCGTGGCTCTGGAACACCACCGCATGGTGGCACGCGACATGCAGGGCCGTTTCATACTCGGCCCCAGGCTGGCCGAGCTGGCCGCGGCCGCAGGCGAGGACCGCCTCCTCGCGACGGCGGGCCCGGTGCTCACCCACCTACGGGACGTGACGGGCGAGAGCGCACAGCTCTACCGCCGCCAGGGCGACATGCGCATCTGCGTCGCCGCGGCGGAGCGCCTGTCCGGCCTGCGGGACACGGTCCCGGTCGGTTCGACCCTCACGATGAAGGCCGGTTCCTCGGCCCAGATCCTCATGGCCTGGGAGGAGCCCGAGCGCCTGCACCGCGGACTCCAGGGCGCACGCTTCACCGCCACCGCCCTCTCGGGCGTACGGCGCCGGGGCTGGGCACAGTCCATCGGCGAGCGCGAGCCGGGCGTCGCCTCGGTCTCCGCCCCCGTTCGAGGCCCGTCGAACCGGGTGGTGGCCGCGGTCTCCGTCTCCGGCCCCATCGAGCGCCTCACCCGCCACCCCGGCCGCATGCACGCCCAGGCGGTCATCGACGCCGCGGGCCGCCTGTCCGAGGCCCTGCGCCGCACCGGCTGA
- a CDS encoding type II toxin-antitoxin system RelE family toxin produces the protein MTEYRVQFTVEARATYDALPGEHRAHLDRAVRILARDPFRKTSTAQLGPDENLRKAYVAPGVVLEYMVAGAIMVVVVLEIFDESAYLIDENDAV, from the coding sequence ATGACCGAGTATCGCGTCCAGTTCACCGTCGAGGCCCGTGCGACGTACGACGCCCTGCCCGGAGAGCACCGCGCCCACTTGGACAGGGCCGTGCGGATACTGGCCCGTGATCCGTTCCGCAAGACCTCGACCGCGCAGCTGGGTCCGGACGAGAACCTGCGCAAGGCGTACGTGGCTCCCGGTGTGGTGCTGGAGTACATGGTGGCCGGGGCGATCATGGTCGTTGTCGTCCTGGAGATCTTCGACGAGAGCGCGTACTTGATCGACGAGAACGACGCCGTCTGA
- a CDS encoding fumarylacetoacetate hydrolase family protein gives MRIARFSIDGNVAFGAVEGDKPDELVLDIIKGIPFADYELSGTKVPLSKVRLLPPVLPNKVVAFGRNYAEHARELGNEVPDAPFAFFKPATSVIGPGDAIQYPSFSEDLHHEAELAVVIGRMCREVPRERVKDVIFGYTCANDITARDVQKREKQWARAKGFDTACPLGPWVETDLDPSDLTVQLTVNGAQRQLGRTSEMIHSIEDLIVNITEAMTLLPGDVILTGTPAGVGPLNVGDEVAVTIEGIGTLTNKVIKRG, from the coding sequence GTGCGCATCGCCAGGTTCTCCATCGACGGGAACGTAGCCTTCGGCGCGGTCGAGGGCGACAAGCCGGACGAGCTCGTCCTCGACATCATCAAGGGCATTCCGTTCGCGGACTATGAGCTCTCCGGTACGAAGGTCCCGCTGAGCAAGGTCAGGCTGCTGCCGCCGGTGCTCCCCAACAAGGTCGTGGCCTTCGGCCGCAACTACGCCGAGCACGCGCGCGAGCTGGGCAACGAGGTCCCCGACGCCCCGTTCGCCTTCTTCAAGCCGGCCACCTCGGTGATCGGCCCCGGCGACGCGATCCAGTACCCGTCCTTCTCCGAGGACCTCCACCACGAGGCCGAGCTGGCCGTCGTCATCGGCCGGATGTGCCGCGAGGTCCCGCGTGAGCGCGTCAAGGACGTGATCTTCGGCTACACCTGCGCCAACGACATCACCGCCCGTGACGTCCAGAAGCGCGAGAAGCAGTGGGCCCGGGCCAAGGGCTTCGACACAGCCTGCCCGCTGGGCCCCTGGGTGGAGACCGACCTCGACCCGAGCGACCTGACCGTCCAGCTCACCGTCAACGGCGCGCAACGCCAGCTCGGCCGGACGAGCGAGATGATCCACTCCATCGAGGATCTGATCGTCAACATCACCGAGGCCATGACGCTGCTCCCCGGCGACGTGATCCTCACGGGCACCCCGGCAGGGGTCGGCCCCCTCAACGTCGGCGACGAGGTCGCCGTCACCATCGAAGGCATCGGCACTCTCACCAACAAGGTGATCAAGCGTGGCTAA
- the leuC gene encoding 3-isopropylmalate dehydratase large subunit gives MGRTLAEKVWDDHVVRRAEGEPDLLFIDLHLLHEVTSPQAFDGLRKSGRKVRRLDLTIATEDHNTPTLDIDKPIADPVSRVQLETLRANAAEFGVRLHPLGDVEQGVVHVVGPQLGLTQPGMTVVCGDSHTSTHGAFGGLAFGIGTSQVEHVLATQTLPLVRPKTMAITVEGELPDGVTAKDLILAIIARIGTGGGQGYVLEYRGPAIEKLSMEARMTICNMSIEAGARAGMIAPDQTTFDYLKGRPHAPEGEDWDAAVAYWKTLKTDEDAEFDAEVVIDGAALSPFVTWGTNPGQGAPLSASVPDPASYEDASERHAAEKALEYMGLEAGQPLKSIDVDTVFVGSCTNGRIEDLRAAAELIKGRKVADGVRMLVVPGSARVGLQAVSEGLDVVFKEAGAEWRHAGCSMCLGMNPDQLAPGERSASTSNRNFEGRQGKGGRTHLVSPQVAAATAVLGHLASPADLTDADTRTPAGV, from the coding sequence ATGGGTAGGACACTCGCGGAGAAGGTCTGGGACGACCACGTCGTCCGGCGCGCCGAGGGCGAGCCCGACCTCCTCTTCATCGATCTGCACCTGCTGCACGAGGTGACCAGCCCCCAGGCCTTCGACGGTCTCCGCAAGAGCGGGCGCAAAGTGCGCCGGCTCGACCTGACCATCGCGACCGAGGACCACAACACCCCCACCCTCGACATCGACAAGCCCATCGCGGACCCGGTCTCCCGCGTCCAGCTGGAGACGCTGCGCGCGAACGCCGCCGAGTTCGGAGTGCGTCTGCACCCGCTGGGCGATGTCGAGCAGGGCGTCGTGCACGTCGTCGGCCCGCAGCTGGGTCTGACCCAGCCCGGCATGACGGTCGTCTGCGGTGACTCCCACACCTCCACGCACGGCGCCTTCGGTGGTCTGGCGTTCGGTATCGGCACCTCCCAGGTGGAGCACGTGCTGGCCACCCAGACGCTGCCGCTGGTCCGCCCCAAGACCATGGCCATCACGGTCGAGGGCGAGCTGCCCGACGGCGTCACCGCCAAGGACCTGATCCTGGCGATCATCGCCAGGATCGGTACGGGCGGTGGCCAGGGCTATGTCCTGGAGTACCGCGGCCCGGCCATCGAGAAGCTCTCGATGGAAGCCCGCATGACCATCTGCAACATGTCGATCGAGGCCGGTGCCCGCGCGGGCATGATCGCCCCCGACCAGACCACCTTCGACTACCTCAAGGGCCGTCCGCACGCCCCCGAGGGGGAGGACTGGGACGCGGCCGTCGCGTACTGGAAGACGCTGAAGACGGACGAGGACGCCGAGTTCGACGCCGAGGTCGTCATCGACGGCGCCGCCCTGTCGCCGTTCGTCACCTGGGGCACCAACCCCGGCCAGGGCGCGCCGCTTTCGGCGTCGGTCCCCGACCCGGCTTCGTACGAGGACGCTTCGGAGCGCCACGCCGCCGAAAAGGCCCTGGAGTACATGGGGTTGGAGGCCGGCCAGCCGCTGAAGTCCATCGACGTGGACACCGTCTTCGTAGGTTCGTGCACCAACGGCCGCATCGAGGACCTGCGCGCCGCCGCCGAGCTGATCAAGGGCCGCAAAGTCGCCGACGGCGTACGGATGCTGGTCGTCCCCGGCTCCGCGCGGGTCGGTCTGCAGGCCGTCTCCGAGGGCCTGGACGTCGTCTTCAAGGAGGCCGGCGCCGAATGGCGGCACGCGGGCTGCTCGATGTGTCTGGGCATGAACCCGGACCAGCTGGCCCCCGGCGAGCGCTCCGCGTCCACCTCCAACCGCAACTTCGAGGGCAGGCAGGGCAAGGGCGGCCGTACGCACCTGGTCTCGCCGCAGGTCGCCGCCGCGACGGCCGTCCTGGGCCACCTGGCGTCCCCCGCCGACCTGACCGACGCCGACACCCGTACGCCCGCTGGAGTCTGA
- a CDS encoding MerR family transcriptional regulator yields MRLAELSERSGVSPATIKYYLREGLLAPGRQINATTAEYDEEHLRRLRLVRALIQVGRVPVANAREVLKHVDDESLGRTIRLGAALWALPQTPDPDEEDPATVAATAEVDRLLRTLGWDSVREIGSLSPVHRSLVALVATLLRLGYPCDAELMAPYAELMHQAAVRDLDQMESYSSDTEKVEVAVSAAVLFEPVLRSLHRLAQEEESARRYGIE; encoded by the coding sequence ATGCGGCTGGCGGAGCTGAGCGAGCGCAGCGGGGTGTCCCCGGCGACGATCAAGTACTACCTGCGCGAAGGGCTGTTGGCGCCGGGCCGCCAGATCAACGCGACGACGGCGGAGTACGACGAGGAGCATCTGCGCCGGCTGCGGCTGGTGCGGGCGTTGATCCAGGTCGGCAGGGTGCCGGTGGCGAACGCCAGGGAGGTGCTCAAGCACGTGGACGACGAGTCCCTGGGCCGTACGATCCGGCTCGGCGCGGCCCTGTGGGCGCTGCCCCAGACCCCCGACCCGGACGAGGAGGACCCGGCCACGGTCGCCGCGACGGCCGAGGTGGACCGGCTGCTGCGGACACTGGGCTGGGACTCGGTGAGGGAGATCGGCTCCCTCTCCCCCGTCCATCGTTCGCTGGTGGCGCTGGTGGCGACGCTGCTGCGGCTCGGTTATCCGTGCGACGCCGAACTCATGGCCCCGTACGCCGAGTTGATGCACCAGGCGGCCGTGCGGGACCTGGACCAGATGGAGAGCTACTCGTCCGACACGGAGAAGGTGGAGGTGGCGGTCTCGGCGGCGGTACTCTTCGAGCCGGTGCTCCGCTCGCTGCACCGGCTGGCCCAGGAGGAGGAGTCGGCGCGGCGGTACGGCATCGAGTAG
- the leuD gene encoding 3-isopropylmalate dehydratase small subunit — MEAFTTHTGRAVPLRRSNVDTDQIIPAHWLKKVTRDGFEDGLFEAWRKDEKFILNQPERKGATVLVAGPDFGTGSSREHAVWALQNYGFKAVISSRFADIFRGNSLKNGLLTVVLEQKIVDALQELTEKDPEVEITVDLQAREVRAEGITASFELDENSRWRLLNGLDDISITLQNEADISAYEAKRPSHKPRTLTI, encoded by the coding sequence ATGGAAGCATTCACCACGCACACCGGCCGGGCCGTCCCGCTGCGCCGCAGCAACGTCGACACCGACCAGATCATCCCCGCCCACTGGCTCAAGAAAGTGACCAGGGACGGCTTCGAGGACGGGCTGTTCGAGGCCTGGCGCAAGGACGAGAAATTCATCCTCAACCAGCCCGAGCGCAAGGGCGCCACCGTCCTGGTGGCCGGCCCCGACTTCGGCACCGGCTCCTCCCGTGAGCACGCCGTGTGGGCGCTGCAGAACTACGGCTTCAAGGCCGTCATCTCCTCCCGCTTCGCCGACATCTTCCGCGGCAACTCGCTCAAGAACGGCCTGCTCACGGTCGTCCTGGAGCAGAAGATCGTGGACGCGCTGCAGGAGCTCACCGAGAAGGACCCCGAGGTCGAGATCACGGTCGACCTTCAGGCCCGCGAGGTGCGCGCCGAGGGCATCACCGCCTCCTTCGAGCTGGACGAGAACTCCCGCTGGCGGCTGCTGAACGGGCTGGACGACATCTCCATCACCCTCCAGAACGAGGCCGACATCTCCGCGTACGAGGCCAAGCGCCCCTCGCACAAGCCGAGGACGCTGACGATCTGA
- a CDS encoding DUF4188 domain-containing protein: MLGKRVAAGRTTAAAEGDVVVLLIGMRINHFWAVHHWGPVLMAMPRMLRELRKDPGRGLLNAVLLTASPRTYYVVQYWESKDKLYGYAHAPDAFHRVAWAAINRKERKGKARQHVGLWHETYVVPEGSYESIYADMPAFGLAAATGVLPVEGRGRSAKERFAHRRDVSA; encoded by the coding sequence ATGTTAGGGAAGCGGGTTGCCGCCGGCCGTACCACCGCGGCCGCCGAGGGCGACGTGGTGGTCCTGCTGATCGGCATGCGGATCAACCACTTCTGGGCCGTGCATCACTGGGGGCCCGTGCTCATGGCGATGCCGCGGATGCTGCGGGAGCTGCGGAAGGACCCGGGCCGGGGGCTGCTGAACGCCGTGCTGCTCACGGCCTCGCCGCGGACGTACTACGTCGTCCAGTACTGGGAGTCCAAGGACAAGCTGTACGGGTACGCGCACGCGCCCGACGCGTTCCATCGCGTCGCGTGGGCGGCGATCAACCGCAAGGAGCGCAAGGGGAAGGCCCGGCAGCATGTGGGGCTGTGGCACGAGACGTATGTGGTGCCGGAGGGGTCGTACGAGTCGATCTACGCCGACATGCCCGCGTTCGGTCTCGCGGCGGCCACGGGGGTGCTGCCGGTCGAGGGTAGGGGGAGGTCGGCGAAGGAGCGGTTCGCCCACCGGCGGGACGTGAGCGCTTAG
- a CDS encoding HAD family hydrolase → MNIKAVLWDVDDTLFDYTAADRAGMRDHLAAEGLLLGYDTVEEAISRWRELTSLHWRRYAAGEGDWEATRRDRVRDFQGRPLSDAEADAWFERYVAHYERAWSLFPDVVPVLDSLSASHRHAVLSNSSLPVQERKLRALGVWDRFETVLCAEQLGVHKPAAEAFHVACEALELPPHEVAYVGDHPEIDGRGAADAGLLSVWIDRGGLHATIDPPAGPHRIATLTELPAILGSDTRFGAPSTFG, encoded by the coding sequence ATGAACATCAAGGCCGTGCTCTGGGACGTCGACGACACCCTTTTCGACTACACCGCGGCCGACCGGGCCGGAATGCGGGACCACCTCGCCGCCGAGGGCCTGCTGCTCGGATACGACACCGTCGAAGAGGCCATCTCGCGCTGGCGCGAACTGACGAGCCTGCACTGGCGGCGGTACGCGGCGGGCGAGGGCGACTGGGAGGCCACGCGCCGCGACCGGGTACGGGACTTCCAGGGCCGGCCCCTGAGCGACGCGGAGGCCGACGCCTGGTTCGAGCGCTACGTCGCCCACTACGAGCGGGCCTGGTCGCTCTTCCCGGACGTCGTGCCCGTCCTGGACTCGCTCTCCGCGAGCCACCGGCACGCGGTGCTCTCCAACTCCAGCCTCCCCGTCCAGGAACGCAAGCTGCGCGCCCTCGGCGTGTGGGACCGCTTCGAGACGGTGTTGTGCGCCGAGCAACTGGGCGTCCACAAGCCGGCCGCCGAGGCGTTCCACGTCGCCTGCGAAGCCCTGGAACTGCCGCCGCACGAGGTCGCGTACGTCGGCGACCACCCGGAGATCGACGGCCGGGGAGCCGCCGACGCCGGTCTGCTGTCGGTCTGGATCGATCGCGGCGGCCTCCACGCGACCATCGACCCGCCCGCCGGGCCGCACCGGATCGCCACCCTGACCGAACTCCCCGCGATCCTCGGCTCCGATACCCGTTTTGGAGCGCCGTCCACCTTCGGGTAA
- the gltX gene encoding glutamate--tRNA ligase, whose protein sequence is MANGSVRVRFCPSPTGNPHVGLVRTALFNWAFARHNGGTFVFRIEDTDAARDSEESYEQLLDSLRWLGFTWDEGPEVGGPHAPYRQSQRMDTYKEVAEKLKDAGHAYSCYCTASELEERRDAARAAGRPSGYDGKCREVTPEQKARYEAEGREPIVRFRMPDETITFTDLVRGELTFTPENVPDYGIVRANGAPLYTLVNPVDDALMEITHVLRGEDLLSSTPRQIALYKALIELGIAKEVPSFGHLPYVMGEGNKKLSKRDPESSLNLYRERGFLAEGLLNYLSLLGWSLSADKDIFTIEEMVAAFDVADVNPNPARFDLKKAEAINADHIRLLDVKDFTERCAPWLKAPFAPWAPEDFDEAKWEAIAPHAQTRLKVLSEITDNVDFLFLPEPAQDEASWTKAMKEGSDALLRTAKEKLEAADWTSAESLKEAVLAAGEAHGLKLGKAQAPVRVAVTGRTVGLPLFESLEILGKEKTLARIDAALAKLAA, encoded by the coding sequence GTGGCTAACGGCTCCGTCCGCGTACGTTTCTGTCCGTCCCCGACCGGCAACCCCCACGTGGGTCTGGTCCGCACGGCCCTGTTCAACTGGGCGTTCGCCCGCCACAACGGCGGCACGTTCGTCTTCCGCATCGAGGACACCGACGCGGCCCGCGACTCCGAGGAGTCCTACGAGCAGCTCCTGGACTCCCTGCGCTGGCTGGGCTTCACCTGGGACGAGGGCCCCGAGGTCGGCGGCCCGCACGCGCCGTACCGCCAGTCGCAGCGCATGGACACGTACAAGGAGGTGGCGGAGAAGCTCAAGGACGCGGGCCACGCCTACTCCTGCTACTGCACCGCCTCCGAGCTGGAGGAGCGCCGCGACGCCGCCCGCGCGGCCGGCAGGCCCTCCGGCTACGACGGCAAGTGCCGCGAGGTCACGCCGGAGCAGAAGGCTCGGTACGAGGCCGAGGGCCGCGAGCCGATCGTCCGCTTCCGGATGCCCGACGAGACGATCACTTTCACGGACCTGGTCCGCGGCGAGCTGACCTTCACCCCGGAGAACGTGCCGGACTACGGCATCGTCCGCGCGAACGGCGCTCCGCTCTACACGCTCGTCAACCCCGTCGACGACGCCCTGATGGAGATCACCCACGTCCTGCGCGGCGAGGACCTGCTCTCCTCCACGCCCCGCCAGATCGCCCTGTACAAGGCGCTGATCGAACTGGGCATCGCCAAGGAGGTCCCGTCCTTCGGCCACCTGCCGTACGTGATGGGCGAGGGCAACAAGAAGCTCTCCAAGCGCGACCCCGAGTCGAGCCTGAACCTCTACCGGGAGCGCGGCTTCCTGGCCGAGGGCCTGCTCAACTACCTCTCCCTGCTCGGCTGGTCGCTCTCCGCGGACAAGGACATCTTCACGATCGAGGAGATGGTCGCCGCCTTCGACGTCGCGGACGTGAACCCCAACCCGGCCCGCTTCGACCTGAAGAAGGCCGAGGCGATCAACGCCGACCACATCCGCCTGCTGGACGTGAAGGACTTCACCGAGCGCTGCGCCCCGTGGCTGAAGGCCCCGTTCGCCCCCTGGGCGCCGGAGGACTTCGACGAGGCCAAGTGGGAGGCCATCGCCCCCCACGCGCAGACCCGCCTCAAGGTCCTCTCGGAGATCACGGACAACGTCGACTTCCTGTTCCTGCCGGAGCCGGCGCAGGACGAGGCGAGCTGGACGAAGGCCATGAAGGAGGGCTCCGACGCGCTGCTCCGTACGGCGAAGGAGAAGCTGGAGGCGGCCGACTGGACCTCGGCCGAGTCCTTGAAGGAGGCCGTCCTGGCCGCCGGCGAGGCACACGGCCTCAAGCTCGGCAAGGCCCAGGCCCCCGTCCGCGTCGCCGTCACCGGCCGCACGGTCGGCCTCCCCCTCTTCGAGTCCCTGGAGATCCTGGGCAAGGAGAAGACGCTGGCGAGGATCGACGCGGCCCTGGCCAAACTGGCCGCGTAA